One Micromonospora eburnea genomic region harbors:
- a CDS encoding gas vesicle protein K has translation MTGRDEAAELAAALGEPQWQAPRVRPLDRRLAVDRDSVERGLASLVLTVVELLRQLMERQALRRVDLGDLTDEQVERIGSTLMALEEQMAHLRDYFGLSPEDLNLDLGPLGPLLPTD, from the coding sequence GTGACCGGGCGCGACGAGGCGGCCGAACTGGCGGCGGCGCTGGGGGAACCGCAGTGGCAGGCGCCCCGGGTCCGGCCGCTGGACCGCCGGCTCGCGGTGGACCGCGACTCGGTCGAACGGGGACTCGCCAGTCTGGTGCTGACGGTCGTCGAGCTGCTGCGGCAGTTGATGGAACGGCAGGCGCTGCGCCGGGTCGACCTGGGTGACCTCACCGACGAGCAGGTCGAACGGATCGGCAGCACGCTGATGGCGCTGGAGGAGCAGATGGCCCACCTCCGCGACTACTTCGGCCTCTCCCCCGAAGACCTGAACCTCGACCTGGGCCCCCTGGGCCCCCTCCTCCCCACCGACTGA
- a CDS encoding gas vesicle protein: MGVTTLAPSSADDPLAYRPVALVDLLDRVLATGVVISGDITLAIADIDLVRVSLRALVASVGALAPPEFDPSGAKVAP; the protein is encoded by the coding sequence ATGGGCGTGACCACGCTCGCCCCGAGCAGCGCGGACGATCCGCTGGCCTACCGGCCGGTGGCCCTGGTCGACCTGCTCGACCGGGTACTCGCCACCGGCGTGGTGATCTCCGGCGACATCACCCTCGCCATCGCCGACATCGACCTGGTACGCGTCTCGCTGCGCGCGCTGGTCGCCTCGGTCGGCGCTCTCGCCCCGCCCGAGTTCGACCCGTCCGGCGCGAAGGTCGCACCGTGA